The following are encoded together in the Pseudomonas sediminis genome:
- a CDS encoding trimeric intracellular cation channel family protein: MEKLFYVADLFGVAVFAITGALMAGRKSMDLFGVLVMAIVTALGGGTLRDLILDNHPVSWIRDDTYILVASLAALGTVAWVRMTRPIHEKGLLIADAFGLAVFTVYGTELALQHGTPISTAVIMGVMTGVVGGVIRDVLCNEIPLIFQKEIYATACIAGALTFIGLRALGTPHWLDTAAAMFVVLAARLAAIHWHLGLPRFHLLDRH; encoded by the coding sequence ATGGAAAAGCTTTTCTATGTCGCAGACCTGTTCGGCGTAGCGGTGTTTGCCATCACCGGTGCGCTGATGGCAGGGCGCAAGTCCATGGACCTGTTCGGCGTGCTGGTGATGGCCATCGTCACCGCACTGGGTGGCGGCACGTTGCGCGACCTGATTCTGGACAACCATCCGGTCAGCTGGATTCGCGACGACACCTACATCCTGGTCGCTTCCCTGGCGGCACTGGGCACCGTGGCCTGGGTACGCATGACCCGCCCGATTCACGAGAAGGGCCTGCTGATCGCCGATGCCTTTGGCCTGGCTGTGTTTACCGTGTACGGCACTGAACTGGCGCTGCAACACGGTACGCCGATCAGCACCGCGGTGATCATGGGGGTGATGACTGGTGTTGTCGGCGGGGTGATTCGCGACGTGCTGTGCAACGAGATTCCGCTGATCTTCCAGAAGGAAATCTACGCCACGGCCTGTATCGCCGGCGCGCTGACCTTTATCGGCCTGCGTGCCCTGGGCACGCCACACTGGCTGGATACCGCGGCGGCAATGTTCGTAGTGCTGGCAGCGCGCCTGGCGGCGATTCACTGGCACCTCGGGTTGCCGCGTTTTCATCTGCTGGACAGGCATTGA
- a CDS encoding VOC family protein, giving the protein MRPTLTHLALHVPDLDACIAFYQRFCAMQVIHERPGKGTRIVWMAEPGKEHQFIFVIMPGGQDRNLAANDYSHFGFALGSHAEVDRIAAMAEHDGCLIWAPRDEPYPVGYYCGLRDPAGNYVEFSYGQPLGPGSEEMPIP; this is encoded by the coding sequence ATGCGCCCCACCCTGACTCATCTGGCCCTGCACGTCCCCGATCTCGACGCCTGCATCGCCTTCTATCAACGTTTCTGCGCCATGCAAGTGATCCACGAGCGCCCCGGCAAGGGCACACGCATCGTCTGGATGGCCGAGCCGGGCAAGGAACACCAGTTCATCTTCGTGATCATGCCGGGCGGGCAAGACCGTAACCTGGCTGCTAATGACTACAGCCACTTCGGCTTTGCCCTGGGCAGCCACGCAGAGGTTGATCGCATCGCCGCCATGGCCGAACACGACGGCTGCCTGATCTGGGCACCACGCGACGAACCCTACCCAGTTGGCTATTACTGCGGCCTGCGCGACCCAGCCGGCAATTACGTCGAATTCAGCTACGGCCAGCCATTAGGCCCTGGCTCCGAGGAAATGCCCATCCCCTGA
- a CDS encoding VOC family protein, protein MIERLDHLVLTVADIDVTVDFYQRVLGMSHERFGAGRSALVFGKQKFNLHQAGREFEPKAIKPTPGAIDLCLITLWPLERVMAHLAEQGVTVEEGPVARTGAVGPIESVYFRDPDGNLIEVSRYLA, encoded by the coding sequence ATGATCGAGAGACTGGACCATCTGGTGCTGACGGTGGCGGACATCGACGTCACCGTCGACTTTTACCAGCGTGTGCTGGGCATGAGTCACGAGCGCTTCGGTGCCGGGCGTAGCGCTCTGGTATTCGGCAAGCAGAAATTCAACCTGCATCAGGCCGGGCGTGAGTTCGAGCCCAAGGCGATCAAGCCAACACCGGGCGCCATCGATCTGTGCCTGATCACCCTGTGGCCGCTGGAGCGTGTAATGGCTCACCTGGCCGAGCAGGGCGTGACGGTAGAGGAGGGGCCGGTGGCACGTACTGGCGCCGTCGGGCCAATCGAATCGGTGTATTTTCGCGACCCGGACGGCAATCTGATCGAAGTAAGCCGTTATCTCGCCTAG
- the galU gene encoding UTP--glucose-1-phosphate uridylyltransferase GalU → MIKKCLFPAAGYGTRFLPATKAMPKEMLPVVNKPLIQYGVEEALEAGLSQISIVTGRGKRALEDHFDVSYELEHQIQGTDKEKYLVGIRRLIDECSFSYTRQVEMKGLGHAILCGQPLIGDEPFAVVLADDLCLNLEGDSVLAQMVKLYNQFRCSIVAIQEVPKDETYKYGVIAGEMIREDIYRVSNMVEKPKPEDAPSNLAIIGRYILTPDIFDLIRSTPPGKGGEIQITDALMRQAQQGCVMAYKFKGQRFDCGSAEGYIDATNFCFENLYKTGKAF, encoded by the coding sequence ATGATCAAAAAATGCCTGTTCCCCGCTGCCGGTTACGGCACGCGCTTCCTGCCTGCAACCAAGGCAATGCCCAAGGAAATGCTTCCGGTGGTGAACAAGCCACTGATTCAGTACGGCGTCGAAGAAGCGCTGGAGGCTGGTCTGAGCCAGATCTCTATCGTCACAGGTCGCGGCAAGCGCGCGCTGGAAGACCATTTCGACGTGAGCTACGAGCTTGAACACCAGATTCAGGGCACCGACAAAGAGAAGTATCTGGTTGGCATCCGTCGCCTGATCGACGAGTGCAGCTTCTCCTACACTCGTCAGGTAGAAATGAAAGGCCTGGGCCACGCCATCCTCTGCGGCCAGCCGCTGATCGGTGACGAGCCGTTCGCCGTGGTTCTGGCCGACGACCTGTGCCTGAACCTGGAAGGCGATAGCGTACTGGCGCAGATGGTCAAGCTGTACAACCAGTTCCGCTGCTCCATCGTCGCGATTCAGGAAGTGCCGAAGGACGAAACCTACAAATACGGCGTGATTGCCGGCGAGATGATTCGCGAGGACATCTACCGCGTCAGCAACATGGTGGAGAAGCCCAAGCCTGAGGACGCGCCGTCGAACCTGGCGATCATCGGTCGGTACATCCTGACCCCGGACATCTTCGACCTGATCCGCAGCACGCCACCGGGCAAGGGTGGTGAGATCCAGATCACCGACGCCCTGATGCGCCAGGCCCAGCAGGGCTGTGTGATGGCGTACAAGTTCAAGGGCCAGCGTTTCGACTGCGGCAGCGCCGAGGGTTACATCGACGCCACCAACTTCTGCTTCGAGAACCTGTACAAGACCGGCAAGGCGTTCTGA
- the gorA gene encoding glutathione-disulfide reductase — MSYDFDLFVIGAGSGGVRAARFAAGFGARVAVAESRYLGGTCVNVGCVPKKLLVYGAHFSDDFEQASGFGWSLGEANFDWATLIANKNREIERLNGIYRNLLTNSGVSLFEGHARIVDAHTVEVNGQRHSTERILIATGGWPQIPDIPGREHAISSNEAFFLKQLPKRVLVVGGGYIAVEFASIFHGLGAQTSLLYRGDLFLRGFDGAVREHLRDELSKKGLDLQFNADIASIERKADGSLAATLKDGRVLEADCVFYATGRRPMLDNLGLENVEVKLDQRGYVEVDDLFQTSTPSILALGDVIGRVQLTPVALAEGMAVARRLFKPDEYRPLDYSMIPTAVFSLPNIGTVGLSEEQAIEDGHKVKIFESRFRPMKLTLTEDPERTLMKLVVDADSDRVLGCHMVGPEAGEIVQGLAVALKAGATKQIFDETIGVHPSAAEEFVTLRTPVSR; from the coding sequence ATGAGTTACGACTTCGACCTGTTCGTGATCGGCGCCGGTTCCGGCGGCGTACGTGCGGCGCGCTTCGCCGCAGGTTTCGGTGCCCGCGTTGCGGTCGCCGAGAGCCGCTATCTGGGCGGTACCTGCGTCAATGTCGGTTGCGTACCGAAAAAGTTGCTGGTGTACGGCGCGCATTTCTCCGATGACTTCGAGCAGGCCTCGGGTTTCGGCTGGTCGCTGGGCGAAGCGAATTTCGACTGGGCGACATTGATCGCCAACAAGAACCGCGAGATCGAACGCCTCAATGGCATCTACCGCAATCTGTTGACCAACAGCGGCGTCAGTCTGTTCGAAGGTCATGCGCGTATCGTCGACGCGCATACCGTCGAAGTGAACGGCCAGCGTCACAGCACTGAACGCATTCTGATCGCCACTGGCGGCTGGCCGCAGATTCCCGATATCCCCGGTCGCGAGCACGCTATCAGCTCCAACGAAGCCTTCTTCCTCAAGCAACTGCCCAAGCGCGTGCTGGTGGTGGGTGGCGGTTATATCGCTGTGGAGTTCGCCTCGATTTTCCATGGCCTGGGCGCGCAGACTTCGTTGCTCTATCGCGGCGACCTGTTCCTGCGTGGTTTCGATGGTGCGGTACGTGAGCACCTGCGCGATGAACTGAGCAAGAAGGGCCTGGACCTGCAGTTCAACGCCGACATCGCCAGCATCGAACGCAAGGCCGATGGCAGCCTGGCCGCGACGCTCAAGGACGGTCGCGTACTGGAGGCCGACTGCGTGTTCTACGCCACCGGTCGCCGGCCGATGCTCGATAACCTTGGCCTGGAGAACGTCGAGGTCAAGCTGGACCAGCGCGGCTACGTGGAGGTCGATGACCTGTTCCAGACCTCCACGCCATCGATTCTCGCCCTTGGCGATGTGATCGGCCGCGTACAGCTGACCCCGGTCGCACTGGCCGAAGGCATGGCCGTAGCGCGCCGGCTGTTCAAGCCCGATGAGTACCGGCCGCTGGATTACAGCATGATCCCCACCGCCGTATTCAGCCTGCCGAACATCGGCACCGTTGGCCTGAGTGAAGAGCAGGCTATCGAGGACGGGCACAAGGTGAAGATCTTCGAGAGCCGCTTCCGCCCGATGAAGCTGACGTTGACCGAAGATCCCGAGCGCACGCTGATGAAGCTGGTGGTCGATGCCGACAGCGACCGCGTGCTCGGCTGCCATATGGTCGGCCCGGAGGCCGGCGAGATCGTTCAGGGCCTGGCTGTCGCGCTGAAGGCCGGTGCGACCAAGCAGATCTTCGACGAGACCATCGGCGTGCACCCGAGCGCCGCCGAGGAGTTCGTCACCCTGCGTACGCCGGTCAGCCGCTGA
- the galU gene encoding UTP--glucose-1-phosphate uridylyltransferase GalU has product MIKKCLFPAAGYGTRFLPATKSMPKEMLPVVDTPLIQYGVEEALQAGLHEIAIVTGRGKRSLEDHFDISYELEHEISNTGKEKSLSGVRHLIDQCTFSYTRQIEMKGLGHAILTGRSLIGDEAFAVVLADDLCLNLEGDGVLAQMVKLYEQFRCSIVAIQEVPMEEVSRYGVIAGEALRDDIFRIERMVEKPNPEDAPSNLAIIGRYILTPDIFELIEQTEPGKSGEIQITDALMKQAQQGCVLAYKFKGRRFDCGSAEGYVQATNFCFENRHKTHPVMTASPQLKAV; this is encoded by the coding sequence ATGATCAAGAAATGTTTATTTCCCGCAGCCGGTTACGGCACCCGCTTTCTTCCCGCTACCAAGTCGATGCCCAAGGAAATGCTCCCGGTGGTCGACACCCCGTTGATCCAGTATGGCGTCGAAGAAGCCCTGCAAGCCGGGCTGCATGAAATCGCCATCGTCACCGGCCGTGGCAAGCGTTCGCTGGAAGACCACTTCGATATCAGCTACGAGCTGGAACACGAGATTTCCAACACCGGCAAGGAAAAATCCTTGAGTGGTGTGCGCCACCTGATCGATCAGTGCACCTTCTCCTATACCCGCCAGATCGAGATGAAAGGCCTCGGTCACGCCATCCTCACCGGCCGCTCGTTGATCGGCGACGAGGCGTTCGCCGTGGTGCTGGCCGATGACCTGTGCCTGAACCTGGAAGGCGACGGCGTGCTGGCCCAGATGGTCAAGCTCTACGAACAGTTCCGCTGCTCCATCGTCGCCATTCAGGAAGTGCCGATGGAGGAGGTTTCGCGCTACGGCGTGATCGCCGGCGAAGCGCTGCGTGACGACATCTTCCGCATCGAGCGGATGGTGGAAAAACCCAACCCCGAAGATGCGCCGTCGAACCTGGCGATCATCGGCCGCTACATCCTCACGCCGGATATCTTCGAGCTGATCGAGCAGACAGAACCGGGCAAGAGCGGCGAGATCCAGATCACCGACGCGCTGATGAAGCAGGCCCAGCAGGGCTGTGTGCTGGCCTACAAATTCAAGGGTCGCCGCTTCGATTGCGGTTCGGCCGAAGGCTACGTGCAGGCCACCAACTTCTGCTTCGAGAATCGCCACAAGACTCATCCGGTGATGACTGCGAGCCCGCAGCTGAAGGCCGTCTGA